The sequence below is a genomic window from Lemur catta isolate mLemCat1 chromosome 12, mLemCat1.pri, whole genome shotgun sequence.
TTTTgtaatctttcttttctaattacttatatagttatatattatttttgtgagTACATAACTCTCATTTGCTGAATTATTCTCTGGACTATTTGAGATGTGAAGGACAGGTTGTTTGGGTATTCTGACATATTCAGAAATGAAGGTATTTTCTATTAGTTACGTATtgctttgtctttattctttaattctaatcaatcatgtatttattcaaaggaCTTTTTATTTAGAGAGATAAATGTTTTGACTTTTGGTAGATATTATGGTAAAGGAATAACTCACTGAAATGACTTCTGTATTATACATGGAACTTTGAACATCATTTTCTAGGATTCATGACCTTCCTTGTGTGTACATTGAATACAGATTATTAAAGATAACCGTAAAGTGAGTTTTATCTCCAGACAAGTATCAGAAGGTAAAATTCTCAGAGTTTTCTTTAATAAGTTATACAGCTGCAGTTTGCAAGAAGGTAAGCCAACCTGTTTTCATAGTTGATTGTACCACCTGTTTGAGTAGTTGATTGGGGGTAGACCTTTGTCAGagcagattttttaatgaatttgaagaaaatgtaaagaagatTGACCCATAATATAGAATCTTGCTTTCATGTTCATAATAAAAGAAGATTTGTGTTTTCCTACTATCaaattgtttaaattaatttattactgaGGTCTTAAATTACAACCTGGTGTTTCATTTTTCAATAACTTTACTGACTACATTGCCATTGAGAtgatttaaacaatttaaaataggCCTACTTAAAGTTTTGGCAATATTTCATCCTCTGATTACATTTATCACTTAGAAGAAGGCAAAACATGATTCTAAACTAAATCAGGAAATTGCCTAGtacttattttgaataaatgaggATGAGTTCAAGATTGGAAAAGCCAGGATTTTTTGGCAGATTGTCCTCTAATGTATTCTTCAGCAgattgagcatctactgtatttGTTTCTCAAGTTGCTTTTTGATATGTGTTTACCAAAAATAGACTATTATGCCTAAGAAATGGAAAGCAATATGACGATTATGTTGTATAAATAGAGGGAATgcatttaaaaagagagatttttttcattcctttccttgTTCCAAGTTAGAAGTAAAATCTAAAATCATCagtatgtatatttaataacTCACCgtagatatttttgtataataatGTCAATATACTCTCCATTTCTAGAGAGAATAGTACTCTGCATCACCAAGTGGAACAGATGCTTCAAAAAATTTCTCCTCTGCAGAAATGTCAGGAAGAACTGGGGTCTTTAAAAGCagagttagaagagaaaaaggtaactaaaatttttttttgaaaaggtttATGATCAATAAATTAGGAACAGCTCATTCACTATAACTGGGACAAGGGGGagtttttatgcatttaaaaaaggaaataaatgttagTCAAGAACTCTTTAAGTGTATGTATTACTGTCCTTGGAGAACATTGAACTAATTGATAATTGGCTTAATCTTTACAGTGATTATTCGCTCTGCAATACTGTGTCAGTTCCTATGCTTTTTGGGAGGATCAGGATCAGTAGAGGAAACTTCTAGCTgtgaatttttatggttttatgtatTCTGCATTAATTGCTTTTTCACATCTCTTTTGCCTTAAGTGtaaaataacacacaaaaattTCAACTTTAAAGGTAGAGGAAtcgtgtgtgagagagagtgcaGGAGAGAATTTGATTTCTTCGGTGGCTCTGGTGTAGCCCTGGTGAGCCCAGTGGTGAGAGAAGCCACAAGGAACCAAAcatgattacaaaaaaaaagtgaaatttaaaaggatgaaaCAAAGGTGGCAGGGTTATAGAGGTAAAAGTGTGCAGACATTGCTTGAAACATTGACTAGTTTGAATTATGAGAGCAGGTTCTTTAAAGGACATCTTAACGCAGACCAAGGCAGAGGCCCTGTGTGCTTCATTCACCACTGGGCTCCCCTTCTATGGGGGATACACAAAATGAGAGTCTTTCAATAATATATCCCATGCTCTTATAAATGTTCAGGTTAGAGGTTATTTCCTGTGCACAGGAGGATGATGTGTTTGATCTTTTCGAGTGATACTTACTAAGCTGAAATGGAGTGCTGGGAGAAGATATCCACTTCAGATATGAAAATCTGATTAATGTATCTTGAAATGGAGGCTCTTCTTCTTTTCAAAGTCAAATTAATattattagatcattaaatatgaaatgtctgattttgaatcaaaagtttagtttattatatctcaaacaagaaacaatacaattaatcaaagtacgTGCCTAAgttatcaacacagttttgccatcttaagggtagcttATTGTGCctgcagtgaagaagcctggagagtgagtggcattGAAATCACAGAAGTCggtttccacagcttgttgagaattaaatatttttccttggaagaagtggtccaaagcctggaagaagtgggagtcagttggtgcaaggtctggtgaatacggtgtaTGAcggagtttccaagtccagcttctatagtttgagcagcattgtttgtgtgacgtggtcaagcgttgtcttgtaagagaattggcctgtctctagtgaccaatctcagctgcttaattgcaagcatccctatcgtttcatccaattggttgcaatAGTCATTGGTAATcggttgaccaggtttcatgaagctgtggtggatAACACCAATGCtgaaccaccaaacagacaccattaccttttttttgatgaatatttggttttggactgtgttttggcctTTCATCTtcatccagccattgtgctgaatgcttgtaattgtcaaaaaacaatctatttttcatcatacatagcaatacagtgtagaaatggtttgcctttatgtcatgacagtgaagaaaggcaagcttcaagaagATTTCTCTTCTGGTGCTTGTTTcattcatgcggtacccatctgttcagcttctttaccttgccgatttgtttcaacttatccaatattgttggaatagtaacgtcaaaccttgctgctaattcacgggtaggttgagatggatttgcttccactacagctttcagctcatcattatccaccttggtttcaggtcacccacatggctcactttcaaaattaaaatcaccagaatggaacttcttaagccattgacatactgtgtgttcattagccacatccttcccaaacacctcGATAATATTTCAAGCtttctgcactgcattggttccatgatggacctcatatgcaaaaataacaagaatttttgtcttatccatgatttcacaaaaattgctctaaaaaaacgtgaaaaataatcacaagccaaaatgcacgtttgaaagactgaggatgtaccttcacagtaggaaaaaaatacaagaattgtcaaaatgaaatgtcacatattaactgtcaaactttgtacttaaggaaatcatgcatttcatacttaatgacctaatagtaaAAGAGTTTGTTAAAAATGCTGTAAAATTGCTCTTCTGTATAAATTTTGGTTTATTCCATACAGGAATCTTAGAAGAGAATTCGTAgcttttacagataaaaaacatTTGAAGTCCATAAAGTTAGGCGGTTTAAATAAGACAAACTGTAGCCACCCTGGAACGATTCTCACTTCTCAACCTGTTCTTTCTAGGCTCATTTCATGAGGATATTTGTGCCTCTTGGTCTTCCTCAAATTGTGCTATTTGAGTAGTGACCTGTAGCTTTCCGAGATCTTTGacagtacatatttatttttctattttgtagaaattctttGTTAGATATTTATGCTGTCAAAGTTAAACCCTGATTATATAATCTCTTTAGCCATATTTGAGAGGAAACACGAGCATCGGAGTCATACCTGAATGATAATTAGAGTTATACTTAATAGTAAACCCTAATTAGTCAGTCACTCAGTGACTGTGACTCTGGAAGAATAAGTCAACCTGTCAAACCCTCCAACTCCTCGTTTGTGAAAAAGGGATAATAAAGCTTATCTCTCAGAGCTATTGAGATTAAAGTAATATTTGATACATATATTATAATGGAACACTCAGTAACAATGCCTTTCCCATTTCACAGTGGCTGCCACTGTGTTATTCACACATTTTTCCCAGTTATTGTTAAgtaaaatgatttgttttatattttccatagcTATACagatagctaatatttattaagttctaaaatttctttaGGTTATATTGATTTTAATTGATTGAGAGAAAAGTATTAGCTATCTGGTATTTAAACcaatttttagaaagattaagaATTACTACAAAATTAGTatattgttttaagttttatagcttttgttTATACTCTTAGTCATATTACATCTATTAAGAATCTGGTTACATCCATTAAAATGTTCAGTGAATTATACTTTGATTTCCTGCCTAATTCATTTGGTTAATTTCACACTGTTAAAGGATGATAATTTATTTAGCTTATCAAGATCAAAACAAGTTATGGCCAATGGTCAGTGACTTTCAGTTGAcaatatttatctatttcttttttagagtTCTCTAAAGTTGTATCAGGATACTCATCAGGAATATGCTCGGGTAAAAGAAGAATGCTTAAAAAGTGATGCTCagtaagtgattttaaaattactatagaAATAAGGTCTTCATCTTTGAAAATAGGTAATCTTTAAATCAATAGTGTTCTTTTTTTATCTGTCTTTGGACATTTTGCTTATaattagctatgtgatcttgaattatttaatctctcaacCTTGATTTCCACATCTTTAAATTATCATACTTACTTTGAAGGGTTACAAAGAAGACTAAATAAATCATCATCTATTAAAGGGCTGCACAAAGAACTCcataagtttttatatttctctctctctgtatatttatatatgcatgcatgtgtgtctcTGTATAAATTATAGTTATTGGCTCCTTTCTTTGCACCAGTACTTTAACAGATATCATGTGGAATGAGTGTCTTTGTTGCCATTGATAAAAAGGGCTGTTCAGAAGCATCTTCTTGATTTTGAAGTTTGATACTACATTCATGTTATTCCCCAAATATACATGTGAGCTAGGCATACAGTAGTTAAATGTGGATGTGATGTAGCAGTGACTCAGAGTTACTTGCCTTCTCCAATTCTCAGAAATCCATCTTAAAACAAGTGCAGTTCTCCAACCATTGCCTTCCCTAAAGTGGTGCTGTGAACATAACACCATTCATGCTCCTGAAAAGTAACATTGACTTATTAGGCGCTGGACTGACTCTTGGAGACCATCTGGACACATCTGCTGGGCTCCTAGATGATGCCATTGCAGTGCAGGGGAGGGCCCAGATGTACTCCTGGCAGAGCCTGGATAGGTACATAGCATGTGTTTCAAATGGAAAAGACAGATTGCTTTACTTCAATGTGGAGATACTGCACACTAAACAGTTTGTTATTCTTTCTTAGATTGATACCATCAGAACTGAAAATTTCTTCGTTATGTAAATCTCAGTTATTAAAAAAAGCTACCACAAATTGCAAtatcatattttttctgttacattattttttgcaatttaacttacaaaattttattattaggAAGAAGAAACTAGAAGCTAAGGTGAAGAAGCTGGAAGGTAATTGGCACTATTGTTACCTGGCTAATGGAAGTCATTGGTCATTATGCAAATCATTGGTAACCATGAGGTTGTACTACTTGATCAGATAGTTGAGTCGTGGTTTTTGATGGCACTTCCTTGGATGATTTCATTAAGGGTTCTGTTAGAAAGATGTGTGCATACTATACTCTCAGTCACCAGATAACATAGAGATGGAATGTGGCAAATCTCTGAGATGTTATTGCACTCAAAGTAGTAAAAGCAGGCCATACTTTTGATATAAAAGCAGTAATTAACGAAAggatttaattttgaaagttgAATCTCATGGGGCTTTCTCATTGTTTCCTAATGAAATATATGGTTAGTAGAAAAGGTTATATGCATAGTATTAAGAAATTAATGTATTTACATAGTTATAACACCCCCATAGAGAGGTTTCTGTGAGATCTTTACATTGGAGATTGTCTAATTTGTACCTGATCCTCCGTGTACCCGACCATCTTGTTAGGGTCTAATCTACAATGAGTAGGCAGAGTGTAAAGGGGCCACATAAGAATCTATCAAGTCCTTGCATTTCAGCTAATAACCCTTTCTGATTCCTGAATCCATAGGAATTGAACTCAagatcttttcatttgctttttcttcccttcattgTGTGGTTGGGGCACAACATAATGTCAGATAGAGACAACAGGGCCCTGCCAGATCCCTTCTGCACATGGAGCTCCTGTACTCCAGCCCGGACGGCAGCAGTCCTACCTGCTGTGCGTTTCCAACCCATGGGACTGCTGGCTCTCTGGTTCACAGGTGGCTTAGTGTCATCTAGAGTGTGAAGTAAGACTTTAAATTTAGTCTTAGGACACATAGAATTCTGTCTCAGGACACATAGAATAGCAGTTGTTGAAATTATCTCCAGTCACTAATTTATGTAGATTGAGCCAAATAGTTTAGACTTAAATTCAGTTTTTCCTCTGATTTGATTGTTGCATGACAGTATAGGAGTTAGTACAGCATTACTATGTTTTGAGTATTGGCTTCTCTCGCTAGATGTGGAGATGTGTCTACTGTATATcaggaaatgtttttaaagtgcCCTGAAATGCCTGTGAGACTATATGCAACTTTTAGAATATACTTTCATGAAGCAAAAATGtagcctttattttttatataacaaatatatatgtatatgttttaagtGATATGGCATAataaagattattaaataaagaaatattcaaacTGTTAGAGGAGTCAGGAGGTGATTATTAATAAGGTGCTTTATGGGATTTTACTTAGTAATTGTGTATGAGCACATTTATGTAAAGCTAATACTGGTCAGATTCTTACTGGTATGTCTGGACCATTTAGTGCTTCAGAACCAAAAACTAGAATGAAGGAGTTGCTGCAGGTCTAGGGAAGaactataaaaataactaaaaagaggATGTCTAACAAAGGTTTTAGGAATTATGGTTTGTTAACTTGTTAAAGAGATCCAGGGGGAAGAGTAATATCTATAATAAGCATTGAGAAGCTCTCCCATCCCCCCACCAGATAGACAATGGGGTCAACTCTATACTGAAGTAGAATCATAGTTCTTAAATTTCTCAGACTTTAAGGTTGTTGATTACTAAGATAGGAAGAACAAGGGGTTACCACGGCATCTCCCTCTCATGCACTGGGCTCTTGCCTAACTGGAAGGGTTTGGGATGGCCGTGCCTACTTTGGAAAGAATTGTTAAGGCTTATTCCACTTCTATGGATTTATAAATGACAGTGAAAAAAAGAAGTGTTCCTGCATTCACCCCTGACTGATAAAATACTGAAAGAGCAATAAATTTGTACAAAGTTTGTTTCAGAgttttaagaaatgagaaaaacttgTAATAGATTAGATTTTGAGTATTTCATTAAGCATAGTAGTAAAGTTAGTAAAttgattttctctctctattGATTCATTGCACTTTTTAAATGAAGAGGCTGCCGTCAAGCAAACTCAGGACTTCAAGCaactgagaaatgaaaagaaaatacttgaaaaggAATTTAAGAAGACACAGGTACTAGATAAACACAATGCACAGACCTTAAATTCCTGGCTCCAGGGCTCCTGCAGTGTCTCTGTGTTGTAACTATGTAGGCGTCAGGTATGAGCACCTGGCAGAGGCAGTCACAGTTGCCTGTTAAGTTGCACCTTTTACATTTGGTCCAGAATGACTGCATTTCTTATCCAGCATAAACACTATTAGTGCTTTGTTTTCACAGGAAAGGCTTGACGAATTTtctaaacagaaaaatgaaaaaggtgagTATTTAGTTAAagcttacataaaaattattttcatatgcaggatttttttttaaaactattttttctccctttagaGTTGAGACATATTGGAACACAAATTTCAAGTGATTCATATGGAAGCATAGATAAAAGTGAGTATATTACAGCTTTTGTTTTAATGCTTTAAATTACTTTTAGTGGTTTGGGAGGCTACATGTTGCTTTTATATGTGATTGTGGAAATGCCAGGGCTTAGTAGATATTTCCTGTTGGAAGACAACATATATTATGTGTCTTCATTAGATTCAAATATATGGTCAGCTTATtgtcttataaaataatatagtgaATGATAGCATCAAAAGCAATATTGTTGGGAAAGGAAAACTAGTTAGAGATATAATTTCTGCACTTTTCAATTGTAATAAGTATTGATTTTCTTGCcagattataatttattaaattaatttattaaattttctaggTGCCAAATATCTAAAAAATGTTGAAGTCAGATAGGAATATTGTAGAGTCAAAGCCCTGTAGTATATTTTCAGAAGATAGAAGAATTTAGGGGAGGcctaaagtttaaaagaaaagtaaactctGGTGGTAGTGGAACAAGGGAAATACAAATGTGTACATGCGCATTTTATTACTGAGTGCCTTATAGATGAGAAGTCTAACTTGAGAACTTGAGAAATTGGAGTTTTCACTTCAGTACTTCCATTTATTATGTGACCCTTGGCCATTTACTTCccttttttgtgttttcattcttccttttaaaaatggagattatgAATTTGAATTTCCACTGTATCTTACAAGTTTTGGGGgggataaattttaaatgtttaatacgTAAGTAATGGTAATTCATGCCACTTACGTGTTGTTTTTCTCTAAGTGGaaatgattaaaaacatttaagttGTTGTATGCAAGTGTATAGTGTTTCTTAAGTAaccattatctttttatttcttctttaatttttttttatttaattcagcgCACAAATTCATGTTTCCCTTGGCCTAATGCTTTCATAGTCCACATCTTTCAGCTGCCTGGGCACTAATTGGTCACTTAATACTATCGCTAATAAATAGTTCCATGTGCTTTCTACTCTGTTCTTCCTGCTGTTGTGTGTGGAAAGTGAGACTTTGAGATGGCTGAGAGAAATAGAAGACTTGAcaacattttgcattcccaacCAACAGTCAGCTTTTGAATTGAGTCGCCTTCTCTTTTGGACTGACAGATGGGTTTCAGGATTCAGCTGCTCCCAGGCCTTGCTATTCACAGCAGAACCCCTCTACCCACTTCCATAGCTGCTCTCTATCCCTGCATTCTGTGTGATGTTTCTCAAAGAACTTGTTCCTACCTCacgtaaaattattttatgttttgtttttatctaccATCATGATGAGGGCAGGGATATTGTttgttgtacattttattttctccaaataaataaatgaagtcttTAGGAATCTGCTGATTATTTAGCTGTGGACCTTGATGGGTTTGAAACCTAATTCTTAAGtgtattgttaacatttttcctTGTTAATACTTGACTTCTGGAAGAGATTTGTAATGTAGACACTAAAGAATATTGGGTTGACTTCACTTTACAGAAAGGATACCCAAGTACaaccttccctttccttcccttcaaattccaataaaaatgaccaaaagtaaaaatatatttttagtaggtCTCCTGGATAGTTAAAAAGTTTTCTATCTATAGAGGAAATTAATGAGGAAGATGTACAGGAGGAGGTATCAATTGGTGATGAAACCCACAATTGCAGAGAAAATAGCAACTCTGAAAAAGCAAGTTTTGCGGAATCCAGAGTTTCCCCAAATCAGAGGTGGCAGGGAGTAGGAGAAGGAGCAGGACATTAGTGTTTTGCCAGGTAATTGATTAAAGGGTGAAAAGTGTGCCAACCTGCTGGTTTCAAAAACTGTTTCTGGCCTTTGCCCATAGATTGGCCCTTGCCCATAGACTGGCCCAAGTTTAATTTTTTAGTGTTAGCTACGACATGGAAGGTAGCCAGAGTAGGTGTGGTTGTCCGAAAATTAGGTAATTATGGCTGCTTTGAGGGATAGTCCCTCCTGTCCCCAGAAAATAAGATACTTACATACTCCATGTAAACCCCCACAACTGCATTCACTCACTGCTGCTTCTGCCTCAAAGTCAGGGTTCTATAGGTTTGTGAAACCAGAGTCTACATTTATTGCCAAAGGAATAGGACTGAAAATGTAAGCTGCAGAAATACGCTTTGGCTACCAAAGGTGTTCTGCCTAAACACATCTAAAACTTAGAGAAAAAGTGGTGACAAGAAAGGCACCAGATGCAAGAAGACAGAGGAAACAGTTTTAAATCATGAATGAGgagaaaatgttaacaattgaaTTATTCTTAGAGAAAATCAAAGAATATATCCATAGGCTGCTGCTATGCAATTGAACCTGTTGGGGATcttgaaaattaaatgcataaataaataatagaaaagcaGAATTGTTGGATGGACAAATAGAAAATCAGTTCATTTAACCAAGAGATTAAATTCTAGGTGCCTGTGAGAATGTGGTGCAAAGCCACAGACACATGAAAGGTACTGGAGAAAATACAAAGATTACAAGGAAGAGCCAGGCGTGTCAGT
It includes:
- the ICE1 gene encoding little elongation complex subunit 1 isoform X4, with protein sequence MMPGETHSAAPGTAADLSRCQGCASLQQNLNEYVEALITLKQKIINTDNLLTEYQKKCDELQFARRENSTLHHQVEQMLQKISPLQKCQEELGSLKAELEEKKSSLKLYQDTHQEYARVKEECLKSDAQKKKLEAKVKKLEEAAVKQTQDFKQLRNEKKILEKEFKKTQERLDEFSKQKNEKELRHIGTQISSDSYGSIDKSSLFAALGIPNKQGSWSGHLSKGDYNIWKQAFG
- the ICE1 gene encoding little elongation complex subunit 1 isoform X5, whose product is MMPGETHSAAPGTAADLSRCQGCASLQQNLNEYVEALITLKQKIINTDNLLTEYQKKCDELQFARRENSTLHHQVEQMLQKISPLQKCQEELGSLKAELEEKKSSLKLYQDTHQEYARVKEECLKSDAQKKKLEAKVKKLEEAAVKQTQDFKQLRNEKKILEKEFKKTQERLDEFSKQKNEKELRHIGTQISSDSYGSIDKTHKFMFPLA